Proteins encoded together in one Bradyrhizobium sp. CB82 window:
- a CDS encoding ABC transporter ATP-binding protein translates to MARIDLVDLAHSYGVNDAAPESFALKPVTMTWRQGGAYALLGPSGCGKTTLLNVISGIITPSRGKILFDGKDITPLSTQKRNIAQVFQFPVIYDTMTVGENLAFPLKNRGVPKAEIEKRVTQIGRLLDLEPYLNRKATRLTADAKQKISLGRGLVRNDVAAVLFDEPLTVIDPELKWQLRSKLKALHRELDLTMIYVTHDQTEALTFADTVVVMHDGRVVQSGTPAELFDKPAHTFVGYFIGSPGMNIMPAEVKGREARIDGHVIALNRSYDHLPAGAKIEIGVRPEFVDVVAPSPGLLTSKIDRIDDLGRIRFARVRVGDAKLAARAPGGFTSSDGSAGLKFDPSHVHVYADSLLVEGAA, encoded by the coding sequence ATGGCCCGCATTGACCTCGTCGATCTCGCGCACTCCTACGGAGTCAATGATGCCGCCCCGGAGAGCTTTGCGTTGAAGCCGGTGACCATGACCTGGCGGCAGGGCGGCGCCTATGCGCTGCTCGGGCCTTCGGGCTGCGGCAAGACCACGCTGCTCAACGTCATCTCCGGCATCATCACGCCCTCGCGCGGAAAAATCCTGTTCGACGGCAAGGACATCACACCGCTGTCAACCCAGAAGCGCAACATCGCCCAGGTGTTCCAGTTTCCGGTGATCTACGACACCATGACGGTGGGGGAGAACCTGGCGTTTCCGCTGAAGAACCGCGGCGTGCCGAAGGCCGAAATCGAAAAGCGTGTGACCCAGATCGGCCGCCTGCTCGATCTCGAGCCCTATCTGAACCGCAAGGCGACGCGGCTCACGGCGGACGCGAAGCAGAAGATCTCGCTCGGCCGGGGCCTCGTGCGCAACGACGTCGCCGCCGTGCTGTTCGACGAGCCGCTGACGGTGATCGATCCCGAGCTGAAATGGCAGCTCCGCTCGAAGCTGAAGGCGCTGCACCGCGAGCTCGATCTCACGATGATCTACGTCACCCACGATCAGACCGAGGCGCTGACCTTCGCCGACACCGTGGTGGTGATGCATGACGGCCGGGTGGTGCAGAGCGGCACGCCGGCCGAGCTGTTCGACAAGCCCGCGCACACGTTCGTCGGCTACTTCATCGGCTCGCCCGGCATGAACATCATGCCGGCGGAAGTGAAAGGCCGCGAGGCGCGGATCGACGGCCATGTCATCGCGCTCAATCGCAGCTACGACCATCTGCCCGCCGGGGCCAAGATCGAGATCGGCGTGCGCCCGGAATTCGTCGACGTGGTCGCGCCGTCGCCGGGACTGCTCACCTCGAAGATCGACCGGATCGACGATCTCGGTCGCATCCGCTTCGCCCGCGTGCGCGTCGGCGATGCCAAGCTCGCTGCCCGCGCGCCGGGCGGCTTCACCAGCTCCGACGGCTCCGCCGGGCTGAAATTCGATCCATCCCATGTCCACGTTTATGCGGACAGCCTTCTGGTGGAGGGAGCCGCCTGA